One genomic region from Prochlorococcus marinus CUG1433 encodes:
- the argF gene encoding ornithine carbamoyltransferase produces the protein MLIPNKLARTNFLSSLDLSTEEVNYILELAENFKNRDLSIKYKDKVLGLIFDKSSTRTRVSFEVAMSRLGGTTIDLNPTTSQIGRGEPIKDTARVLSKYCDVIAIRTFKHADLEEYEKWSSKPVINALTDLEHPCQALADFLTIKEEFYDFKNVVLAFIGDGNNVANSLILCGALLGVEVRIACPHGYEPDISVVKKANEIYKNKNLLKITNDPYAAVIGANVLYTDVWSSMGEENQKEVKDKDFNGFTIDSNLVKNADKDAIILHCLPAYRSKEISDEVMESKKSRIFNQAENRLFVQQALLAAILS, from the coding sequence ATGCTTATACCTAACAAGCTTGCTAGAACTAATTTTTTATCAAGCTTGGATTTATCAACTGAAGAAGTTAACTATATACTTGAACTCGCTGAAAATTTTAAAAATAGAGATTTGAGTATTAAATATAAGGATAAAGTCTTAGGGTTAATTTTTGATAAGTCCTCAACTCGAACGAGAGTTAGTTTTGAAGTCGCAATGTCAAGGCTTGGGGGAACCACTATTGATCTAAATCCGACTACTTCACAAATAGGAAGAGGTGAGCCAATAAAAGACACTGCCAGAGTTTTAAGTAAATATTGTGATGTTATTGCTATTAGAACTTTCAAACACGCAGACTTAGAGGAGTACGAAAAGTGGTCTTCAAAACCAGTAATTAATGCGCTCACAGACTTAGAACATCCGTGCCAAGCTTTAGCTGATTTTTTAACGATTAAAGAGGAATTCTATGATTTTAAAAATGTAGTTTTAGCATTTATTGGTGATGGAAATAACGTGGCAAACTCACTTATTTTATGCGGGGCCTTATTAGGAGTAGAAGTAAGAATTGCATGTCCTCATGGATATGAACCTGATATCTCTGTGGTCAAAAAAGCAAATGAAATATATAAAAATAAAAATTTACTGAAAATCACTAATGACCCATATGCCGCAGTTATCGGAGCGAATGTTCTTTATACAGATGTGTGGTCCTCTATGGGGGAAGAAAATCAAAAGGAAGTGAAAGATAAAGACTTTAATGGATTCACAATTGATAGTAATCTAGTTAAAAATGCTGATAAGGATGCAATAATTCTTCATTGCCTTCCAGCATATAGATCTAAAGAGATTTCAGATGAAGTAATGGAAAGCAAGAAAAGTAGGATTTTCAATCAAGCAGAAAATAGATTATTTGTTCAGCAAGCTCTTTTAGCAGCTATTCTTTCTTAA
- a CDS encoding mannose-1-phosphate guanylyltransferase/mannose-6-phosphate isomerase, whose product MNKKIPILPVILCGGSGSRLWPLSRKSFPKQYLSIDINDDFSFLQNTLNRIKKLKYLENPIIICNQEHRFITAEQIRKIEIKPKSIILEPLSRNTAPAIAIAALESMKNGDDPILLILPSDHQIKDNEEFLKTITRVNDLNLDKKILTFGVNPHSPSTAYGYIKSKKSKSEKEIFPLKIEKFLEKPNKTLAENIYQDDLYSWNSGIFISRASTIVNELEKYSPDIIFNCREALRKKINDLDFTRLEENSFKKCPNISFDKALMEKTDLGFVLPLNAKWSDIGGWKSFWEQSKKDPNGNVLIGDSIQLSSKNNLISSYSRLTIGFGINDLIIVETDDALLVTKKEHSDDIKLLVDELKLRNRKESEHNSKTFRPWGNFLNVCSAKNWKIKRIEVNPGASLSLQLHKKRAEHWVVVEGIAKVEINDKVITLRENQSCFVPIGSKHRLSNPGESLLVIIEVQSGSYLGEDDIIRLQDVYGRKTN is encoded by the coding sequence TTGAATAAAAAAATACCTATCTTACCAGTAATTTTATGCGGAGGCAGTGGATCAAGGTTATGGCCTTTATCCAGAAAAAGCTTTCCAAAGCAATATTTATCAATTGATATAAATGATGATTTTTCATTTCTACAAAACACTTTAAACAGAATAAAAAAGTTAAAGTATTTAGAAAATCCAATAATTATTTGTAACCAAGAACATAGATTTATAACCGCTGAGCAAATAAGAAAAATTGAAATCAAACCAAAATCAATAATCTTGGAACCATTGAGTAGGAATACCGCTCCAGCTATTGCTATAGCCGCATTAGAATCAATGAAAAATGGTGATGATCCAATTTTATTAATTCTTCCTTCAGACCATCAAATCAAGGATAATGAAGAATTTCTTAAAACAATAACGAGGGTAAATGATCTAAATTTAGATAAAAAAATATTAACTTTTGGTGTAAACCCTCATTCGCCTTCTACTGCTTATGGTTATATAAAGTCTAAAAAGTCTAAAAGCGAAAAAGAAATATTTCCTTTAAAAATTGAAAAATTTTTAGAAAAACCCAATAAAACTTTAGCTGAAAATATTTATCAAGATGATCTTTACAGCTGGAATAGCGGGATATTCATAAGTAGAGCAAGTACAATAGTAAATGAGCTTGAAAAATATTCTCCAGATATAATTTTTAATTGCAGAGAAGCACTCAGAAAAAAAATAAATGACTTAGATTTTACAAGATTGGAAGAAAATTCATTTAAAAAGTGTCCTAATATTTCCTTTGATAAAGCTTTAATGGAGAAAACAGATTTAGGTTTCGTTTTGCCTCTCAACGCAAAATGGAGTGATATTGGGGGTTGGAAATCTTTTTGGGAACAATCAAAAAAAGATCCAAATGGTAACGTATTGATTGGAGATAGCATTCAATTATCTTCTAAAAATAATCTTATTAGTAGTTATAGTCGCCTAACTATTGGATTTGGAATTAATGACTTAATAATAGTAGAAACTGATGATGCTTTACTTGTAACAAAGAAAGAACATTCAGATGATATTAAATTATTAGTCGATGAATTGAAATTAAGAAATAGAAAAGAAAGTGAGCATAACAGTAAAACTTTTAGACCTTGGGGTAACTTTCTTAACGTTTGTAGTGCTAAAAATTGGAAGATAAAGCGTATAGAGGTGAACCCTGGGGCATCTTTGTCCCTTCAACTTCATAAAAAAAGAGCTGAACATTGGGTTGTTGTAGAGGGAATTGCCAAGGTGGAAATTAATGATAAAGTAATCACCTTAAGAGAGAATCAAAGCTGTTTTGTGCCAATAGGATCTAAGCATAGATTATCTAATCCAGGAGAATCTCTTTTAGTTATAATTGAGGTTCAAAGCGGCTCTTACCTTGGAGAAGATGATATTATAAGGTTACAAGATGTTTACGGTAGAAAAACTAATTAA
- the lexA gene encoding repressor LexA codes for MSVDLTQAQSELFEWIKKYMREFKHSPSIRQMMKAMDLKSPAPIQSRLKHLQEKGYISWQEGRARTLQLIDEISNDIPVLGAVAAGGLIESFSDVDESLDMSEVLDKDGVFALTVNGDSMVDAFIADGDMVLMEPVKELSYLRNGTIVSAMVPGSGTTLKYFYKKNNKIVLEAANSNYEPITLDIDQVTIQGKLLAVWRKV; via the coding sequence ATGAGTGTTGATCTAACCCAAGCCCAAAGTGAATTATTTGAGTGGATAAAAAAATATATGAGAGAGTTTAAACATAGTCCCTCTATTAGGCAAATGATGAAGGCGATGGATTTAAAATCTCCTGCCCCAATTCAAAGTCGCCTTAAGCACTTGCAAGAAAAAGGATATATCTCTTGGCAAGAGGGTAGAGCCAGAACACTTCAATTAATTGATGAAATATCTAACGATATCCCTGTTTTAGGAGCGGTTGCTGCAGGAGGATTAATCGAATCATTTTCTGATGTTGATGAAAGTTTGGATATGTCCGAAGTTTTAGATAAAGATGGCGTTTTTGCTTTAACTGTTAATGGAGATTCTATGGTTGATGCATTTATTGCAGACGGTGATATGGTTCTCATGGAGCCAGTTAAAGAATTATCTTATTTAAGAAATGGCACTATTGTAAGTGCAATGGTTCCAGGCTCAGGAACAACTCTAAAGTATTTTTATAAAAAGAATAATAAAATTGTTTTAGAGGCAGCTAATTCAAATTATGAACCAATTACTCTTGATATAGATCAAGTCACTATTCAAGGGAAACTATTAGCTGTTTGGAGAAAAGTATAA
- a CDS encoding GDP-L-fucose synthase has product MLQNLITKQDSFFVAGHLGMVGSAIVRALHKKGYGNINEGGKLYVQTKKELDLCCWDSVNSWFKKHRPNVVIIAAARVGGIYANYKYPFDFISENLRIEQNLIEAAWLNKAKRLLFLGSSCIYPKNSTVPIKEEELLSAPLEITNESYAIAKIAGIKLCQAIRLQNNFDAISLMPTNLYGPGDNYDSESSHVIASLVKKIILAKKFGHKYVKCWGTGKPLREFLHVDDLAEACIQALEKWNPDFNNAPRDINNKKLYYLNVGSGEEISIKDLAKKICLITNYNGDIIWDHDKPDGTYKKNLEISRIKSIGWTPKISLTNGLTQVIKNIDSSLNDLSDQGKSLKNFL; this is encoded by the coding sequence ATGCTTCAAAACCTTATTACGAAGCAGGATAGTTTTTTTGTCGCTGGACATTTAGGGATGGTAGGAAGCGCGATAGTAAGGGCACTTCACAAAAAAGGTTATGGAAATATAAATGAAGGAGGTAAATTATATGTTCAAACAAAAAAGGAACTTGATCTCTGTTGCTGGGATAGTGTGAATTCATGGTTCAAGAAACATAGACCTAATGTTGTTATTATCGCCGCAGCGAGAGTTGGAGGTATTTATGCTAACTATAAGTATCCATTTGATTTTATTTCGGAGAATCTTAGAATTGAACAAAATTTAATAGAAGCAGCTTGGTTAAACAAAGCCAAAAGATTATTATTTTTAGGTAGCAGTTGCATTTATCCAAAAAATTCAACCGTTCCTATAAAAGAAGAAGAACTTTTATCCGCTCCACTAGAAATTACAAATGAATCTTACGCAATTGCCAAAATAGCTGGAATAAAATTGTGCCAAGCAATTAGGTTACAAAATAATTTTGACGCCATATCACTAATGCCTACAAACCTTTATGGTCCTGGCGATAACTATGATTCAGAGAGTAGTCATGTTATTGCATCATTAGTAAAAAAAATTATTCTCGCAAAAAAATTTGGCCATAAATATGTAAAATGTTGGGGAACTGGAAAACCTCTTAGAGAATTTTTACACGTTGATGATTTAGCAGAAGCATGTATACAGGCTTTAGAGAAATGGAACCCTGATTTTAATAATGCACCCAGAGATATTAATAACAAAAAACTATATTATTTGAATGTAGGATCAGGAGAAGAAATCTCAATAAAAGATCTAGCAAAAAAGATATGTTTAATTACAAACTATAATGGAGATATTATTTGGGATCATGATAAACCTGATGGAACTTATAAAAAAAATTTAGAAATTTCAAGAATCAAATCAATTGGTTGGACTCCAAAAATATCTCTTACAAATGGTCTCACACAAGTAATAAAAAATATAGATAGCTCATTAAATGATCTTTCTGATCAAGGTAAAAGCTTAAAAAATTTCTTATAA
- the gmd gene encoding GDP-mannose 4,6-dehydratase: MKKIALITGITGQDGSYLAEFLLKKNYEVHGIKRRASSFNTERIDHLYQDPHSEDPNFFLHYGDLTDSLNLINIIQEVKPDEIYNLGAQSHVAVSFETPEYTANSDALGTLRILEAIRNLKMIDKAKFYQASTSELYGLVQETPQTENTPFYPRSPYAVAKLYSYWITINYREAYGMFACNGILFNHESPRRGETFVTRKITRGLTQIDQGLEKYLYLGNIDAVRDWGHAKDYVEIQWKILQHKSPEDFVIATGRQISVRKFIELAAKELGWGGIIWEGSGLDEVGKRADNKQTVIKIDKKYFRPCEVNSLIGDSTKANKKLGWAPKTTLEELVTDMINSDMEIAKKESFLIKKGFNFTQPKE; this comes from the coding sequence ATGAAAAAGATAGCATTAATAACAGGGATCACAGGTCAAGATGGAAGTTATCTGGCAGAATTTCTTCTTAAAAAAAATTATGAAGTTCATGGAATAAAAAGAAGAGCAAGTTCATTTAATACTGAACGAATTGACCATTTATATCAAGATCCCCATTCTGAGGACCCGAATTTTTTTCTGCATTATGGAGATCTTACTGATAGCTTAAATCTTATAAACATCATTCAAGAAGTAAAGCCTGATGAGATATATAATTTAGGAGCTCAAAGTCATGTAGCGGTTAGTTTTGAGACTCCAGAATATACGGCTAATAGTGATGCACTTGGAACTTTAAGAATATTAGAAGCAATAAGAAATTTAAAAATGATTGATAAGGCAAAATTTTATCAAGCTAGCACCTCAGAATTATATGGGTTAGTTCAGGAAACTCCCCAAACTGAAAATACACCTTTCTATCCTAGAAGTCCTTATGCCGTTGCAAAGCTTTATTCTTATTGGATTACTATTAACTACAGAGAAGCTTATGGCATGTTTGCATGCAATGGAATTCTTTTTAATCATGAAAGCCCAAGAAGGGGGGAAACTTTTGTAACTAGAAAAATCACTAGGGGTTTAACTCAAATCGATCAGGGTTTAGAAAAGTACTTATATCTAGGAAATATTGATGCTGTAAGGGATTGGGGACACGCAAAAGATTATGTAGAGATTCAATGGAAGATACTTCAACATAAGTCACCTGAAGACTTTGTAATAGCAACAGGAAGACAAATAAGCGTAAGGAAATTTATCGAGTTGGCAGCAAAAGAACTTGGCTGGGGGGGTATTATTTGGGAAGGTAGCGGTTTAGATGAAGTTGGTAAAAGAGCCGATAATAAACAGACTGTAATTAAGATAGATAAAAAATATTTCAGGCCTTGTGAAGTTAATTCATTGATAGGAGATTCAACAAAAGCTAATAAAAAACTTGGCTGGGCGCCCAAAACAACTTTAGAAGAATTAGTTACTGATATGATTAATAGTGATATGGAAATCGCAAAAAAAGAATCATTTTTAATAAAAAAAGGATTTAATTTTACACAACCCAAAGAATAA